From Pseudoalteromonas viridis, the proteins below share one genomic window:
- a CDS encoding putative bifunctional diguanylate cyclase/phosphodiesterase: MTKTTIIKTITSILLLLAWPTMSAPLTTGIMQNQHLTLIILVGVVTTATLLYLAVSNHKTKRALKALRHSEQRLKSTVEGSGDTLWDWNIRSGEINRINDRFMMDTTPGTHLIPNASLIHPQDLPLVEKQLKLHFAEKTAFFEATYRVRNSLDQYHWVLDKGKIIAKDENLNPLRMTGTIRDINHLKSTEERLNLFAKCVESLTDAIAIYDHAFRLVDLNPSYIRIFGGVREQYINTEFKLPGYDAQFIRQIKAALKKSEHWQEELKLYDQTGTMLPIEISIDEIKNNRGHITNYVVVFSDLTERKKAESQLHNLSNRDRTTGLPNRNLFFTNLKKLVDQKRDHALLVFDLDNFKKINDSLGHQLGDSLLAKLAMRLNKLCRQQDTFYRLGGDEFALVMSGTNDIHTITKAAKQFLAVIATPFKMANHELVITSSVGIVLFPEDGSTPEILLKNADTAMYHAKQKGNHYLFFNDSMNEQAVKRLQIENLMRFGLKEDHFVVYYQPKMDIATGALVGMEALVRFITPKKGVISPGLFIPIAEETGQIVEIGEVVLDKACKDVKRWIDQGLFNGRVAVNLSARQFSLPDLTARIDLILQKNQLPSYFLELEITEGTVMDDPQEAISIMRSLSSRGIHLAMDDFGTGYSSLAYLKQFPLNTLKVDKAFVDDMNTERGCNMVDSIVTIAHNLGLHVVAEGVEHEEQLHQLQRLNCQTIQGYYYAKPLSAQEFEQFLRSQQSEKPALQLVN, translated from the coding sequence ATGACGAAAACAACAATTATAAAAACAATTACATCTATTTTGTTGCTTCTGGCCTGGCCGACGATGAGTGCGCCCTTGACCACAGGTATTATGCAAAATCAACATTTGACACTGATTATTTTGGTGGGCGTTGTCACAACTGCGACTTTACTCTATCTGGCAGTCTCTAACCACAAGACGAAACGGGCACTGAAAGCACTTCGCCATTCAGAGCAACGTCTTAAAAGCACCGTGGAAGGCAGCGGTGATACCCTCTGGGACTGGAACATTCGCAGTGGCGAAATCAACCGCATTAACGACAGGTTTATGATGGATACCACCCCAGGCACCCACCTCATTCCCAACGCCAGCCTGATCCACCCCCAGGACCTGCCGCTGGTAGAAAAACAGCTAAAGTTACATTTCGCAGAAAAAACCGCCTTCTTCGAAGCCACCTATCGGGTTAGAAATAGCTTGGATCAATATCACTGGGTCCTGGATAAAGGCAAAATCATCGCAAAAGATGAAAACCTTAACCCACTGCGCATGACGGGCACCATCCGTGATATTAACCACCTTAAAAGCACAGAAGAACGCCTGAACCTGTTCGCTAAGTGCGTAGAATCTCTGACCGACGCCATTGCCATCTATGATCACGCTTTTCGTCTGGTTGATTTGAACCCAAGTTATATTCGTATCTTCGGCGGCGTGCGAGAGCAGTATATTAATACCGAATTTAAGCTTCCCGGATATGATGCTCAGTTTATCCGCCAGATTAAAGCAGCATTAAAAAAGAGTGAGCACTGGCAGGAAGAGCTGAAGCTATACGATCAGACGGGGACTATGCTGCCAATCGAAATCTCCATTGACGAGATTAAGAACAATCGCGGCCACATCACCAATTACGTTGTGGTCTTTTCTGATCTGACCGAGCGCAAAAAAGCCGAATCGCAACTGCATAACTTGTCGAACCGTGACCGCACCACAGGCCTGCCCAACCGCAACCTGTTCTTCACCAACCTGAAAAAGCTGGTCGATCAGAAGCGCGATCACGCATTGCTGGTCTTTGACTTAGATAACTTTAAGAAAATTAACGACTCCCTTGGCCACCAGCTGGGTGACAGCTTGCTGGCAAAACTGGCTATGCGACTTAATAAGTTATGCCGCCAGCAAGATACCTTTTACCGCCTGGGGGGCGACGAGTTCGCCCTGGTGATGTCGGGCACCAATGACATTCATACCATTACCAAGGCCGCTAAACAGTTTCTGGCCGTCATCGCGACGCCGTTTAAAATGGCTAATCATGAGCTGGTGATCACCTCCTCGGTAGGCATAGTGTTATTCCCGGAAGATGGCAGTACACCGGAGATCTTGCTCAAAAATGCCGATACCGCCATGTATCATGCCAAGCAAAAAGGTAACCACTACCTGTTTTTCAATGATTCTATGAATGAGCAAGCGGTTAAACGCCTGCAAATTGAAAACCTCATGCGCTTTGGATTAAAAGAAGACCACTTTGTGGTGTATTACCAACCCAAAATGGACATTGCCACAGGTGCTCTGGTGGGAATGGAAGCGCTGGTGCGTTTCATTACCCCCAAGAAAGGCGTGATCAGTCCGGGGCTGTTTATTCCCATTGCAGAGGAAACCGGTCAGATTGTCGAAATTGGTGAGGTCGTGCTCGATAAAGCATGTAAGGATGTCAAACGCTGGATAGATCAGGGCCTGTTCAACGGCCGGGTTGCGGTAAACCTGTCAGCCAGACAGTTTAGTTTGCCCGACCTCACCGCGCGGATAGACCTCATCTTGCAAAAGAATCAACTTCCTTCTTATTTTCTCGAACTGGAAATTACGGAAGGGACGGTTATGGACGACCCACAAGAAGCAATTTCAATTATGCGCTCTTTAAGTTCACGCGGGATCCACCTGGCCATGGATGATTTTGGCACCGGTTACTCCTCGCTCGCCTATCTCAAGCAGTTTCCGCTAAATACCCTCAAAGTAGACAAGGCATTTGTAGATGATATGAACACAGAGCGCGGCTGCAACATGGTAGACTCAATAGTCACGATTGCGCATAACCTGGGCCTTCACGTGGTGGCGGAGGGCGTTGAGCATGAAGAACAACTGCATCAATTGCAGCGTCTGAACTGCCAGACAATTCAGGGCTATTACTACGCCAAACCACTTTCAGCCCAGGAATTTGAACAATTTCTTCGCTCACAGCAAAGCGAAAAGCCCGCTTTGCAACTGGTTAACTAA
- a CDS encoding MmcQ/YjbR family DNA-binding protein, whose translation MDQKFVHEYLQAKPGTFITKPFAQDVDVYKVQHKMFATLYEGKEGQMGENGEPVWWLNLKCDPDEALLLRDKYAAIVPGYHMNKRLWNTIILDGSIPEEEIKRMIDDSYQIVVDNLPSAQRAELDRLTQS comes from the coding sequence ATGGATCAGAAATTCGTACATGAGTATTTACAGGCTAAGCCTGGGACCTTTATCACAAAACCGTTTGCACAGGACGTGGACGTTTACAAGGTACAGCATAAGATGTTTGCTACCTTATATGAAGGGAAAGAGGGTCAAATGGGTGAGAATGGTGAGCCAGTGTGGTGGCTTAACCTAAAATGTGATCCGGATGAAGCGCTATTGTTACGCGATAAGTACGCTGCAATTGTGCCGGGTTATCACATGAATAAACGACTATGGAACACCATCATACTGGATGGCAGCATCCCGGAAGAAGAGATCAAACGCATGATAGATGACTCCTATCAGATAGTGGTTGATAACTTACCCAGCGCGCAACGCGCAGAGCTTGACCGTCTCACTCAATCTTAG
- a CDS encoding choice-of-anchor I family protein — translation MKKTLISLTLLGLLSGCALDGDDGQTGKQGEQGLQGETGQAGQSGEKGDTGAQGEQGPQGESGVPGESGARMSGNLSAQLIGRAVLNVASPEGAAEIVAYHRASKRIFALDSSGDTPQIAIIAAAQIDADKLSKDNQGVVTNTNLTVTQTIAVSEVVAADANSLAIHGDMLAVAMARATGETGFVLVYNIAEQTPQLLKSVEVGYLPDMVTFNQDGSKILVANEGEPAGDYSVDPQGSIAIIDINDGQVADQATLLGFEAFNDQQAQLQAQGVVFANPTGRTIKGQVINTSVAMDLEPEYVTVSKDNRYAYVSLQENNALAIVDLSDNSLTIKGLGYKDWGKWTLDASDKDDGINLRSYPGLYGMYQPDSIATYQWQGANFIVTANEGDGREYFFPAADEAECTANGGLDYDKDDGCLAYTDEIRAKDLTLADNFAYINNDNDDLGRLKVTTVMGDQDNDGQYEELYTYGARSFSIWDQNGARVFDSGDEVVRITSALHGAQFNNDEDTNEGDTRSDAKGAEPEALTLGQIGERTYAFVGLERMGSILVYDVTNPFNVTFTTYLINRGLEEGADISGDLAPEGMTFVSAEHSPTSTPLLIVGNEISGSIAIWSLAQK, via the coding sequence ATGAAAAAAACACTGATCTCATTAACGCTACTGGGCTTGCTCAGTGGTTGTGCACTGGATGGCGACGACGGACAAACAGGTAAACAAGGCGAGCAAGGCCTACAGGGTGAAACTGGCCAGGCAGGACAATCTGGCGAGAAAGGCGATACAGGTGCACAGGGTGAACAAGGTCCGCAGGGAGAAAGCGGTGTGCCGGGTGAAAGCGGCGCACGCATGAGTGGCAACTTGTCAGCGCAATTGATTGGCCGGGCCGTGCTGAACGTGGCAAGTCCGGAGGGGGCTGCTGAAATCGTCGCTTACCATAGAGCCAGTAAACGTATTTTTGCGCTTGACAGCTCCGGTGACACACCACAAATTGCCATCATTGCGGCTGCGCAGATCGACGCGGATAAACTCAGCAAAGACAACCAGGGAGTTGTCACAAATACCAATCTTACCGTCACTCAGACCATTGCCGTCAGTGAAGTGGTGGCAGCCGATGCAAACAGCCTGGCCATTCATGGCGATATGCTTGCCGTTGCGATGGCACGTGCGACCGGCGAAACCGGGTTTGTGTTGGTCTACAATATTGCCGAACAAACACCCCAGTTGCTGAAGTCGGTCGAAGTCGGATATCTGCCTGACATGGTTACTTTTAACCAGGACGGCAGCAAGATCCTGGTGGCCAATGAAGGTGAACCGGCGGGTGATTACAGCGTTGACCCGCAAGGCAGTATCGCCATCATCGACATCAACGATGGACAGGTGGCCGATCAGGCCACGCTGTTAGGCTTCGAAGCCTTTAATGATCAGCAAGCCCAGTTACAGGCGCAAGGCGTGGTGTTCGCTAACCCAACCGGACGTACGATTAAAGGACAGGTAATCAATACCAGCGTTGCCATGGATCTTGAGCCTGAATACGTCACGGTCAGCAAAGACAACCGTTATGCCTATGTGTCACTGCAAGAGAACAATGCGCTGGCCATTGTTGATCTAAGTGACAACTCACTAACAATTAAAGGCCTGGGTTATAAAGACTGGGGTAAATGGACGCTGGATGCGTCCGACAAAGACGACGGCATTAATCTGCGTAGCTACCCGGGGTTATACGGCATGTACCAGCCGGACTCTATTGCAACTTACCAATGGCAGGGTGCCAACTTTATCGTCACGGCTAACGAGGGTGACGGGCGTGAGTACTTCTTCCCCGCGGCTGATGAAGCCGAGTGTACGGCCAATGGCGGGCTAGATTACGACAAGGATGATGGCTGCCTGGCCTATACCGACGAGATCCGAGCCAAGGACCTCACCCTGGCGGATAACTTTGCGTATATCAACAATGATAATGACGATCTGGGTCGCCTCAAAGTGACCACTGTGATGGGCGATCAGGACAATGATGGTCAGTACGAAGAACTCTATACCTATGGCGCGCGCTCGTTCTCTATCTGGGATCAAAATGGTGCCCGGGTATTCGATTCCGGCGATGAAGTGGTGCGGATCACCTCCGCGCTGCATGGCGCGCAATTCAATAATGATGAGGACACCAACGAGGGAGATACCCGTTCAGACGCCAAAGGCGCTGAGCCGGAAGCGCTGACACTGGGCCAGATTGGTGAGCGCACTTATGCCTTTGTCGGGCTTGAGCGTATGGGCAGCATCCTGGTCTATGATGTCACTAACCCGTTTAATGTGACCTTTACGACTTACCTCATCAACCGGGGTCTTGAGGAGGGTGCGGATATTTCAGGTGATCTGGCACCAGAAGGCATGACCTTTGTCAGTGCCGAGCACAGCCCGACCAGCACGCCATTACTGATTGTTGGCAATGAAATTTCGGGCAGTATTGCTATCTGGTCGCTGGCTCAGAAGTAA
- a CDS encoding ATP-dependent 6-phosphofructokinase, translating to MTKIALLTSGGDAPGMNAAIRAIVHSCQHHQYECIGFFHGYNGLLNDEWQALTHADVGNILQFGGTILKSARCPAMCDPKGPKQAANTLRKHQIDALIVIGGDGSFRGLEALKAHWEGQVIGLPGTIDNDLAGSDNTIGFATAVTTATHAIDKIRDTANAFERVFIVEVMGRHSGHIAFNVGLATGAEAILSFENCDPADTAPQLARLISQIQVQQQHNHDSFVIVLAENLWPGGPQALKAQLAEQAGIDSAVCVLGHIQRGGSPAPEDRLLATELGLEAVNAVSRNQDRIMIGKQGSTLQAVPLNGAINDAKPVNGRWVAAHEDVLTEYLIKHSE from the coding sequence ATGACCAAAATTGCACTACTTACTAGCGGGGGCGATGCGCCCGGCATGAATGCGGCCATCCGCGCGATAGTACACAGCTGCCAGCACCATCAGTATGAGTGCATCGGCTTTTTCCATGGCTACAACGGCCTGCTCAACGATGAATGGCAAGCGCTGACACATGCTGATGTCGGTAACATCCTGCAATTTGGCGGTACGATTTTAAAAAGTGCCCGCTGCCCGGCAATGTGCGATCCAAAGGGCCCCAAGCAAGCTGCTAACACACTCAGAAAACACCAGATTGACGCCCTTATCGTGATTGGCGGGGATGGTTCGTTCAGAGGTCTGGAAGCGCTCAAAGCGCACTGGGAAGGCCAGGTCATCGGTCTGCCCGGCACGATTGACAATGATCTTGCGGGGAGTGACAACACCATAGGCTTTGCCACCGCGGTGACGACCGCCACCCACGCGATAGATAAAATTCGCGACACCGCCAACGCCTTCGAGCGGGTGTTTATTGTAGAGGTCATGGGGCGGCACAGTGGTCATATTGCCTTTAACGTTGGGCTGGCAACGGGCGCGGAGGCCATCCTGTCATTCGAAAACTGTGACCCCGCCGATACCGCGCCTCAGCTGGCCCGCCTGATCTCTCAGATCCAGGTGCAGCAGCAACATAACCACGACAGCTTTGTGATTGTGCTTGCTGAAAACCTCTGGCCGGGTGGGCCTCAGGCACTCAAAGCACAACTGGCCGAGCAGGCAGGCATTGACAGCGCCGTGTGCGTACTGGGGCATATTCAGCGCGGGGGCAGTCCCGCGCCGGAAGATCGCCTGCTGGCCACAGAGTTAGGGCTGGAGGCGGTAAATGCCGTCAGCCGTAACCAGGACAGGATTATGATTGGTAAACAGGGCAGCACCTTACAAGCTGTGCCGCTGAACGGGGCTATCAATGATGCCAAGCCGGTCAATGGTCGCTGGGTGGCGGCACACGAAGACGTGCTTACCGAGTATCTAATCAAACACAGTGAATAG
- the nhaD gene encoding sodium:proton antiporter NhaD has protein sequence MKNSLYALLALLCVLWHPLALSAAANHIATPIDLTSATLGWICIAIFVLAYILVMLEEKLHMRKSKPVLVAAGLIWMLIGGYYVMNEIPELTEHAFRHNLLEFSELMLFLLVAMTYINAMEERRLFDALRVWMVRRGFNFRTLFWLSGLLAFVISPIADNLTTALLMCAVAMKVGQGDKQFINLSCINIVVAANAGGAFSPFGDITTLMVWQAGIVHFAEFFSLFFPALVNYLVPALIMSLFVKNKKPAASDEQIELKRGARRIMVLFLVTIATAVSCHSLLHLPPVLGMMMGLGYLQFFGYFLRTTLPNSLDKKRAAAQQAGDQERLQALGNVVPFDVFAKVSRAEWDTLLFFYGIVMCVGGLGFLGYLSLMSEVLYGGWSATAANVFLGVVSAVVDNIPVMFAVLSMQPDMSHGQWLLITLTAGVGGSLLSIGSAAGVALMGQARGYYTFFGHLKWTPVIALGYAASILVHLWLNAELFTVFD, from the coding sequence CCCTATCGGCTGCTGCAAATCATATTGCAACCCCCATAGATCTCACCTCGGCCACCCTTGGCTGGATCTGTATTGCCATTTTTGTACTGGCCTATATTCTGGTCATGCTGGAAGAGAAGCTGCATATGCGTAAATCTAAGCCTGTGCTGGTGGCGGCGGGATTGATTTGGATGCTGATTGGTGGCTATTACGTCATGAATGAAATCCCCGAGCTGACCGAGCATGCTTTTCGCCATAATCTACTTGAGTTTTCGGAGCTGATGCTGTTTTTGCTGGTGGCGATGACCTATATCAATGCCATGGAGGAGCGCCGTTTGTTCGATGCGCTGCGGGTGTGGATGGTGCGTCGCGGCTTTAACTTTCGTACCCTGTTTTGGCTCAGCGGGCTACTGGCCTTTGTGATTTCACCGATTGCCGATAACCTGACCACCGCTTTGCTGATGTGTGCGGTGGCGATGAAGGTGGGGCAGGGCGACAAGCAGTTTATTAACCTGAGCTGCATCAATATCGTTGTGGCTGCCAATGCCGGCGGCGCGTTTAGCCCCTTTGGCGATATTACCACGCTGATGGTGTGGCAGGCCGGAATTGTGCACTTTGCTGAATTCTTTTCGCTGTTTTTCCCGGCGCTGGTGAATTACCTGGTGCCAGCATTGATCATGAGCCTGTTTGTCAAGAATAAGAAGCCAGCGGCAAGTGACGAACAAATTGAGCTAAAACGCGGTGCAAGGCGCATCATGGTGCTGTTTTTGGTCACTATTGCCACGGCGGTTTCCTGCCATAGTCTGTTACATCTGCCACCTGTGCTGGGAATGATGATGGGCCTGGGCTACCTGCAATTCTTTGGCTACTTTTTACGTACCACCTTACCCAATTCACTGGATAAAAAGCGTGCAGCGGCGCAGCAAGCAGGCGATCAGGAGCGTTTACAAGCGCTTGGTAACGTGGTGCCCTTCGATGTTTTTGCCAAAGTGTCGCGGGCAGAGTGGGATACCTTGTTGTTTTTTTATGGCATTGTTATGTGTGTAGGCGGGTTAGGATTTCTGGGTTATCTGAGCCTGATGTCTGAAGTGCTTTACGGTGGCTGGTCCGCAACCGCCGCCAACGTGTTTTTAGGGGTGGTATCCGCGGTGGTGGACAATATTCCGGTGATGTTTGCGGTGCTCTCAATGCAGCCCGACATGTCCCATGGTCAGTGGTTACTGATCACTTTGACGGCAGGGGTGGGCGGCAGCTTACTGTCCATCGGCTCAGCGGCAGGGGTGGCGTTAATGGGTCAGGCCAGAGGCTATTATACGTTCTTTGGCCACCTCAAATGGACGCCGGTCATTGCATTGGGCTATGCCGCCAGCATCCTGGTTCACTTGTGGTTAAACGCCGAGCTATTCACTGTGTTTGATTAG